Proteins encoded together in one Candidatus Poribacteria bacterium window:
- a CDS encoding GAF domain-containing protein has product MKDFGERLSALYEISKSLQSLQLEEVLRLVLDGVTSVIGFDRARLYLIDEEERSLRCRMAIGLEPERARKIVLPLRRGSSIVARAVLDQKPYVVKDALSDPRVNYDLVRRLGIKSFVAVPMIGRKRVVGVVSADNLHSEREITEEDFKLLVTFVNQAGVAIENAEMYEELKELNRTLEKRINDAMKELEENQRQLMQSEKLAALGQIAAGMAHELRNPLTSIKILLYSLIEEFNISEKRPEDVEVIKGEIGKMEELIRRFLDFARPSSPVLERVNVNEVIEGVISLFGYQMKENDIVLRMNLSPDAEIMADKDHLRQLFLNLILNAIQAMPQGGELRIKTRISDGVLIATIRDTGGGIPKSIMDRIFEPFFTTKEEGIGLGLSIVDRIVKEHNGRIEVQSAPGKGTEFKVYLRIGGGVDG; this is encoded by the coding sequence ATGAAAGATTTCGGAGAGAGGCTTTCCGCCCTCTATGAGATCAGCAAATCGCTACAAAGCCTCCAGCTTGAGGAAGTTTTGAGACTCGTGTTGGATGGGGTGACGAGTGTAATAGGATTTGACAGGGCGCGGTTGTATTTGATTGATGAGGAGGAGAGGAGCCTCAGGTGCAGGATGGCAATCGGATTGGAACCTGAAAGGGCGAGGAAGATCGTTCTTCCTCTTAGAAGGGGAAGCAGCATCGTGGCTCGTGCCGTATTGGATCAAAAACCCTATGTGGTTAAAGATGCTCTGAGCGATCCCAGGGTTAATTACGATCTGGTCAGAAGGCTTGGGATAAAATCGTTTGTGGCCGTTCCGATGATAGGCAGAAAAAGGGTGGTGGGCGTCGTAAGCGCGGATAACCTCCATTCCGAAAGGGAGATAACGGAGGAGGATTTCAAGCTGCTGGTCACCTTCGTCAACCAGGCGGGCGTCGCGATAGAAAACGCTGAGATGTATGAGGAGCTGAAGGAGCTCAACAGGACGCTCGAAAAACGTATAAACGATGCGATGAAGGAGCTCGAGGAGAACCAGAGACAGCTCATGCAATCCGAAAAACTAGCCGCTCTGGGACAGATAGCGGCCGGGATGGCTCACGAGCTCAGAAATCCCCTTACAAGCATTAAGATCCTCCTATACTCCCTTATAGAGGAGTTCAATATCAGCGAGAAACGACCTGAGGATGTGGAGGTCATAAAGGGCGAGATCGGGAAGATGGAGGAATTGATAAGGAGGTTCCTCGATTTCGCCAGACCCTCCTCGCCCGTCCTGGAAAGAGTAAACGTGAACGAGGTGATCGAAGGTGTGATCTCCCTGTTTGGCTATCAGATGAAGGAGAACGATATCGTCCTGAGGATGAACCTGTCGCCGGACGCGGAGATCATGGCCGACAAGGATCACCTGCGCCAGCTTTTCCTCAACCTCATCCTCAACGCCATACAGGCTATGCCCCAAGGAGGAGAGCTGCGGATTAAAACCAGGATATCGGACGGGGTGTTGATAGCGACCATCAGGGATACAGGGGGAGGGATACCGAAATCTATCATGGATAGGATCTTCGAACCTTTTTTCACGACCAAGGAGGAAGGCATAGGGTTGGGGCTCTCGATAGTTGATCGAATTGTAAAAGAACATAACGGCAGGATAGAGGTCCAAAGCGCTCCTGGAAAGGGAACCGAATTCAAAGTTTATCTGCGGATAGGTGGTGGGGTGGATGGCTAG
- a CDS encoding sigma-54-dependent Fis family transcriptional regulator, with amino-acid sequence MARILIVDDDASVRYSLKRLFSTKGDHDVETARSAEECLTKLEEFGPDVVIMDIRMPGMTGLEALSRIKEIDPKLPVIIATAYGTTDTAIEAVKRGAYDYILKPFDVSSLQTLVDKAVEASRMMHSYVGLQGERFEAGEVLIGNSPSMQEVYKLIGQVAPTDATVLIRGESGTGKELVARAIYTHSNRADKPFLPVNCAAIPDDLLESELFGHERGAFTSAYTRKIGKFEQCDGGTIFLDEIGDMSLKTQAKILRVIQDGEMQRLGGNERIKVDVRIIAATNKNLKHLIAQGRFREDLYYRLNVVTIRIPPLRERKEDIPLLARYFLEKDAKQMGKPIMSISEEAMEKLMAHDWPGNVRELENVIKRAVVISREPIITAEDVIIEPIPIKRSLSDEEMDALLDEVFERAIDLEGEESLMGWLEREMIVRALQRTGGNQSKAAKLLGMNRNTLRSKMKSYGISISFTPALPDDSVR; translated from the coding sequence ATGGCTAGGATATTGATAGTGGATGATGATGCCAGCGTGAGGTACTCGCTGAAAAGGCTCTTCTCAACGAAGGGGGATCATGATGTGGAGACGGCCAGATCCGCGGAGGAGTGTCTCACGAAACTGGAGGAGTTCGGCCCCGATGTGGTGATAATGGACATCAGGATGCCGGGGATGACGGGGCTTGAGGCGCTTTCCAGGATCAAAGAGATCGATCCTAAGCTCCCCGTCATCATCGCCACCGCCTACGGCACAACCGACACGGCGATCGAGGCGGTTAAACGGGGCGCCTACGATTATATACTTAAACCCTTCGACGTCTCTTCGCTTCAGACCCTCGTGGATAAGGCGGTGGAGGCCAGCAGGATGATGCACAGCTATGTTGGACTCCAGGGCGAGAGGTTTGAGGCGGGTGAGGTGCTGATCGGGAACTCTCCCTCGATGCAGGAGGTCTACAAGCTCATAGGACAGGTGGCACCGACCGACGCGACCGTACTCATCCGGGGGGAAAGCGGCACCGGAAAAGAGCTGGTCGCCCGGGCCATATACACCCACAGTAACCGTGCCGATAAACCCTTCCTCCCCGTCAACTGCGCCGCCATACCCGATGATCTTCTGGAGAGCGAGCTCTTCGGCCATGAGAGGGGAGCTTTCACCAGCGCCTATACCCGTAAGATCGGCAAGTTCGAACAATGTGACGGTGGAACCATATTCCTCGACGAGATAGGGGATATGTCGCTTAAAACCCAGGCGAAGATCCTCAGGGTTATACAGGACGGCGAGATGCAGAGGCTAGGAGGAAACGAGAGGATCAAGGTGGACGTCAGAATTATAGCGGCGACCAACAAAAATCTGAAACATCTCATAGCTCAGGGACGATTCCGTGAGGATCTGTACTACAGGCTGAACGTAGTGACGATAAGGATTCCACCGCTGCGGGAGCGAAAGGAGGATATACCGCTCCTGGCGCGGTACTTCCTCGAAAAGGATGCAAAGCAGATGGGAAAACCGATAATGAGTATATCCGAGGAGGCGATGGAGAAGTTGATGGCACACGACTGGCCCGGAAACGTCAGGGAGCTTGAAAACGTCATAAAAAGGGCTGTGGTGATCTCGAGAGAACCTATCATAACAGCGGAGGATGTGATCATAGAGCCGATACCCATCAAAAGGAGCCTGTCCGACGAGGAGATGGACGCGCTTCTGGACGAGGTGTTTGAAAGGGCGATCGATCTGGAGGGAGAGGAGAGCCTGATGGGATGGCTGGAACGGGAGATGATCGTCAGGGCGCTTCAGAGGACAGGGGGAAATCAGTCCAAAGCTGCTAAGCTCTTGGGCATGAACCGCAACACCCTCCGCAGCAAGATGAAATCATATGGCATATCGATCTCCTTCACGCCCGCCCTTCCTGACGATTCGGTCAGGTGA
- a CDS encoding SpoIIE family protein phosphatase: MEDIKEEDVQELKKRLKRLEKWTTELEENLTRLVERSYKLGMIIEVMPLLNSTFDMDELLAAVMESAQIVMQAEAGSLMMSDESTGDLIVKVATGPIKDKLIGVRVPKGEGIAGWVAQNGRSLLVSDVEKDSRFYPDLDEITGFKTKSILCTPIKLRDEVIGVVEVINRNDGLCYSEDDISLLETLAHQAAIVIERARLHQAVLEKQRLEHELLFARKIQERFWPEEPPRIPGVEIAAKSEPSTQVGGDYYDFIPLSDGRIGIAIGDVSGKDVSAALLMATARMALRTQAEEGSHSLSEIFFRVNNTLYRDTSPEKFLTLFYGVLDVQDLTMDYVNGAHNPPILYNYRTGEMRFLEVGGTLVGMFENMEYEEDRVKLYKGDVMVMYTDGITEASNSSGEMFGEERLKQIIIDGERLSAMQLLQRIYDEVKRFSEGMPQQDDLTLIVMRIT, translated from the coding sequence GTGGAGGATATAAAGGAGGAAGACGTACAGGAGCTAAAAAAACGGCTGAAACGCCTTGAAAAATGGACGACAGAGCTTGAGGAAAACCTCACAAGGCTGGTCGAGAGAAGCTATAAGCTCGGTATGATAATCGAGGTGATGCCGCTCTTAAATTCCACCTTCGATATGGATGAGCTGCTGGCAGCGGTGATGGAATCGGCTCAGATAGTGATGCAGGCAGAGGCGGGATCGCTCATGATGAGCGATGAATCCACAGGTGATCTGATCGTCAAGGTGGCAACCGGCCCCATTAAAGATAAGCTCATCGGTGTGAGAGTGCCCAAGGGAGAGGGAATAGCCGGATGGGTGGCTCAAAACGGAAGATCCCTTCTCGTCTCCGACGTGGAGAAGGACTCCAGATTCTATCCCGACCTGGATGAGATCACCGGTTTCAAAACCAAATCCATCCTCTGCACCCCGATCAAGCTGAGGGACGAGGTGATCGGCGTGGTCGAGGTCATCAACCGAAACGACGGATTGTGCTACAGCGAGGACGACATAAGCCTTCTGGAAACCCTCGCCCATCAGGCCGCCATAGTGATCGAAAGGGCGAGATTGCACCAGGCAGTTCTGGAGAAACAGAGGCTTGAACACGAGTTGCTCTTTGCTCGAAAGATCCAGGAGAGGTTCTGGCCGGAGGAGCCACCCAGGATACCCGGCGTCGAGATAGCGGCCAAAAGCGAACCCTCCACGCAGGTGGGGGGCGATTATTACGACTTCATCCCTCTGTCAGACGGAAGAATAGGTATCGCCATCGGCGATGTGTCGGGGAAAGACGTCTCCGCCGCCCTGCTGATGGCCACCGCCAGAATGGCCCTTAGAACCCAGGCTGAGGAGGGATCACACTCGCTATCGGAGATCTTCTTCAGGGTTAACAACACCCTCTACCGCGATACCTCCCCCGAGAAATTCCTCACTCTGTTCTACGGAGTCCTGGACGTTCAGGACCTGACGATGGATTATGTGAACGGCGCTCATAACCCGCCCATTCTATATAACTACCGCACCGGGGAGATGAGGTTTCTGGAGGTCGGGGGAACGCTGGTCGGAATGTTCGAAAACATGGAGTATGAGGAGGACAGGGTTAAGCTATACAAGGGCGACGTCATGGTGATGTATACGGACGGGATAACGGAGGCATCCAATTCCTCCGGCGAGATGTTCGGCGAGGAGAGGCTCAAGCAGATTATCATAGATGGGGAGAGGCTTTCGGCGATGCAACTGCTACAGAGGATTTACGATGAGGTGAAACGGTTTTCGGAGGGAATGCCACAACAGGACGATCTGACCTTGATAGTCATGAGGATCACCTGA
- a CDS encoding ATP-binding protein, producing the protein MVKEGQIEIKLPNNVAFICALRAFIKSLARRIGFQSPKIEDIELVVDELCNNAMEHGSDLNSPVWVIISIRDSALDILVRDEGRGESSHQFLKSLPRIRRKQASPYSERGHGIYIVEMLSDYFCFSSNPMGGTDARVIFYKINSDISDKR; encoded by the coding sequence ATGGTCAAGGAGGGACAGATAGAGATCAAACTGCCTAATAATGTCGCCTTCATCTGTGCCCTTAGAGCCTTCATCAAAAGCCTGGCACGAAGAATAGGATTTCAATCGCCAAAGATCGAAGATATCGAGCTGGTGGTAGATGAACTTTGCAATAATGCTATGGAGCATGGTTCTGATCTCAACTCGCCGGTCTGGGTCATCATCTCCATTAGAGATTCAGCCTTAGATATTCTAGTCAGAGATGAAGGTAGAGGAGAGAGTTCACATCAATTTCTGAAAAGCCTTCCGCGTATAAGACGGAAGCAGGCCTCACCGTACAGCGAGAGGGGACATGGGATTTACATCGTGGAGATGCTCTCCGATTATTTCTGCTTTTCATCAAATCCGATGGGCGGAACGGATGCAAGGGTGATCTTCTATAAGATTAACTCAGATATATCGGATAAGAGGTGA
- a CDS encoding STAS domain-containing protein — translation MIKVTQDLDNYGAADLEKELKDLIGSKNYKLVVDLSKVNYVNSTAVGMLVGIAKQARRKGGDLKVCGLKDKIRKTFDLLGASKVLEIFDSEESAVNSF, via the coding sequence GTGATCAAAGTCACCCAGGATCTCGACAACTACGGGGCCGCCGACCTTGAGAAGGAGCTTAAAGACCTGATAGGCTCCAAAAACTATAAACTGGTGGTAGATCTCAGCAAGGTGAATTACGTAAACAGCACGGCGGTCGGGATGTTGGTTGGTATCGCTAAACAGGCGAGGAGGAAAGGAGGAGATCTGAAGGTGTGCGGACTGAAGGATAAGATCCGTAAAACCTTCGATCTCCTGGGTGCCTCTAAGGTACTGGAGATCTTCGATTCCGAGGAATCCGCTGTCAATAGCTTCTGA